Proteins from a single region of Cytophagaceae bacterium:
- a CDS encoding DPP IV N-terminal domain-containing protein, translating to MKKLLFLFVLTSIVSKSFSQKKDIENQLLITNKTPQNFLQALPSVNKWLDAERVQVFMKPSENETMKNVVLNLKTGKIEEDSKSPSAIVPTKKLILKNGDIFLKAGSEETQLTTDPTAVEKNPTFSPDSQYVAFTKNNNLYTYNLKTKRETQLTIDGSKTTLNGYASWVYWEEIFGRPTIFRAFWWSPDSKKLAFMRFDESRVPMFPIYSSEGHHGFIEETRYPKAGDPNPTVKIGFVDPDGNQTSWADFDEKTDQYFGWPEWTIDGTGLMVQWANRGTDHLKLFNVSPSKGTKTLIYEEKQDSWVDISEADERLTLLDNGKEMMLISDKTGWKHLYLYGLDGKLKNQITQGRFTVKEVIGIDQKNKVVYFHARGIENTARFDLYRVGLDGKGLKRLTFGDFNHRKIDASPDLKFFVTSYSNTQTPAAMAIIDNTGKLIKELGSARGTDYEAYKINIPELIRVKSKDGKFDLPMTIIYPENMEAGKRYPVLVSIYGGPDAGTVTDSWAWSPKSQWLAREGIIQVSLDHRASGHFGKEGVAYMHRNLGEWELEDYKTMVQYLVEKGIADPKKITITGFSYGGYMTCLALTKGADVFTHGMAGGSVTDWKLYDSAYTERFMDTPEENPEGYKKGAVLTYSDNLKGKLLIVHGTMDDNVHLQNSIQLIDKLQESKKDFEMMFYPGGKHGWGGAKGAHFENLKNRFIYKYLLEKEMPEGMLR from the coding sequence ATGAAAAAACTATTATTTCTCTTTGTTTTAACTTCAATTGTTTCAAAAAGCTTTTCTCAGAAAAAAGACATTGAGAACCAGCTATTGATAACTAACAAAACTCCTCAAAACTTCCTTCAGGCACTTCCTTCGGTTAACAAATGGCTTGACGCAGAACGGGTACAGGTTTTCATGAAACCTTCAGAAAATGAAACCATGAAAAATGTGGTGCTAAATTTAAAAACCGGAAAAATCGAAGAAGATTCAAAAAGTCCATCGGCTATAGTACCGACAAAAAAACTTATCTTAAAAAACGGCGATATTTTTTTAAAAGCAGGAAGTGAAGAAACCCAACTCACCACCGACCCTACCGCTGTGGAGAAAAACCCAACTTTTTCGCCCGACAGCCAATATGTAGCCTTTACTAAAAACAACAATCTTTATACTTATAACCTCAAAACTAAACGTGAAACCCAACTCACCATTGATGGCAGCAAAACCACCCTAAACGGCTATGCATCATGGGTTTATTGGGAAGAAATCTTTGGTCGCCCAACCATTTTCAGAGCTTTTTGGTGGAGCCCTGACAGCAAAAAACTGGCTTTCATGCGATTTGATGAATCACGGGTACCTATGTTTCCGATTTATAGTTCTGAAGGACACCATGGTTTTATAGAGGAAACCCGATACCCAAAAGCCGGAGACCCCAACCCTACTGTTAAAATAGGCTTTGTAGACCCTGATGGCAACCAAACCTCATGGGCTGATTTTGACGAAAAAACAGATCAATATTTCGGCTGGCCCGAATGGACAATTGATGGCACAGGTTTGATGGTTCAATGGGCCAACAGAGGCACTGACCACCTCAAACTCTTCAATGTTTCACCATCAAAAGGAACAAAAACGCTGATTTATGAAGAAAAACAAGATTCCTGGGTTGACATTAGCGAGGCCGACGAAAGGCTGACCCTACTCGACAACGGAAAAGAAATGATGCTCATTTCCGACAAAACAGGCTGGAAGCACCTTTACCTGTATGGACTGGATGGAAAACTAAAAAATCAGATAACCCAGGGCCGTTTCACTGTAAAAGAAGTGATAGGTATAGATCAGAAAAACAAAGTAGTGTATTTCCATGCCCGTGGTATCGAAAACACCGCCAGATTTGACCTTTACCGTGTTGGACTGGATGGAAAAGGACTCAAACGCCTGACTTTCGGAGATTTTAACCATAGAAAAATAGATGCCTCACCAGACCTCAAATTCTTTGTAACTTCCTATTCCAACACCCAAACTCCAGCGGCTATGGCCATTATCGACAATACTGGTAAGCTTATCAAAGAGCTGGGAAGTGCCCGTGGTACAGACTACGAAGCCTATAAAATCAATATTCCTGAATTAATAAGAGTTAAGAGCAAAGATGGAAAATTTGACCTTCCGATGACGATTATCTACCCCGAAAACATGGAAGCCGGCAAGAGATATCCTGTATTGGTGAGCATATATGGTGGCCCGGATGCAGGCACCGTGACCGACTCCTGGGCTTGGTCACCTAAAAGTCAGTGGCTGGCAAGAGAAGGAATTATACAGGTTAGTCTTGACCACCGTGCCAGCGGGCATTTTGGCAAAGAAGGCGTAGCCTACATGCACCGAAACCTGGGGGAATGGGAACTTGAAGACTATAAAACAATGGTGCAATACCTTGTAGAAAAAGGCATAGCCGACCCAAAAAAAATAACCATAACGGGCTTTAGCTATGGCGGTTACATGACCTGCCTCGCTCTCACAAAAGGTGCCGATGTATTTACCCATGGCATGGCGGGCGGCAGCGTGACCGACTGGAAGCTTTACGACAGTGCCTACACCGAGCGGTTTATGGACACCCCCGAAGAAAACCCCGAAGGTTACAAAAAAGGAGCCGTACTAACCTACTCCGACAATCTCAAAGGCAAACTGCTCATCGTGCATGGCACTATGGATGACAACGTACATCTGCAAAACAGCATCCAGCTCATTGACAAGTTACAGGAAAGCAAAAAAGACTTTGAAATGATGTTTTACCCGGGCGGGAAACACGGCTGGGGCGGTGCCAAAGGTGCCCATTTCGAGAACCTCAAAAACCGTTTTATCTATAAATATCTTCTTGAGAAAGAGATGCCGGAAGGAATGTTGAGATAA
- a CDS encoding N-acetylmuramoyl-L-alanine amidase encodes MKLKILNTISLKIIILAIFISSTSWIMPVKNRLKTIVLDAGHGGKDPGAGNGMEKKYALDITLELGEKIKENFPETEVIFTRNKDVFVPLHERAAIANRNKADLFISIHCNANPHSKSLRGTETYVMGLHKTQENLDLAKAENNVILYEENYKKSYKGFNPKSPLAHIMLANYQNAFMSQSLDFAAKVEKNMSKHGHVSRGVKQAGFIVIWETTMPSVLIETGYLTNEKDKALLSSDSGREKIATAIYKAFKEYKSEFEK; translated from the coding sequence ATGAAGTTAAAAATCCTTAATACAATAAGCCTGAAAATTATTATTCTGGCCATTTTCATATCCTCGACGAGTTGGATAATGCCGGTAAAAAATAGATTAAAAACTATTGTTTTAGATGCCGGACATGGTGGTAAAGATCCTGGTGCTGGCAATGGGATGGAGAAAAAATATGCTTTGGATATAACATTGGAATTAGGAGAAAAAATCAAAGAGAATTTCCCGGAAACAGAAGTGATTTTTACCAGAAACAAAGACGTTTTTGTACCATTGCATGAGCGGGCGGCCATTGCCAACAGAAATAAAGCAGATTTATTCATTTCAATTCATTGTAATGCAAATCCACATTCAAAGTCGCTCAGAGGAACCGAAACTTATGTAATGGGACTCCATAAAACTCAGGAAAATCTGGATTTGGCAAAAGCTGAAAACAATGTTATTTTGTACGAAGAAAACTACAAAAAATCATATAAAGGTTTTAATCCCAAATCACCTCTGGCACATATTATGCTAGCAAATTATCAGAATGCTTTCATGAGTCAAAGTCTTGATTTTGCTGCGAAAGTAGAAAAAAACATGTCAAAACATGGTCATGTAAGCCGGGGGGTAAAACAAGCAGGTTTTATTGTAATCTGGGAAACTACCATGCCAAGCGTATTGATCGAAACGGGGTATTTGACCAATGAAAAAGATAAGGCTTTATTGAGCTCAGATTCGGGAAGAGAAAAAATTGCAACAGCAATTTATAAGGCTTTCAAAGAGTATAAATCAGAATTTGAAAAATAA
- a CDS encoding TraB/GumN family protein — protein sequence MKRLSLLIFLLVFSQVKVFSQQKGLLFEISGNGLSRPSYIFGTFHLLCEKDFQFSDLMISKISNSSQLALEIDMDDKSMPFKMMKGMKMAGDSLLSDFYTEIEYFQVNSYLKDSLKLPPMMTKNTKPMLLYSMVLTKIMPCKIMTMETELMKIAGKHSIETVGLETIEFQMDVLGKIPNKMQAEYLLETIRNTGKARKEFEDMVEGYKLRNLEFLMEKMLSQEGFDKNMEKAMLTERNINWIPVIEKLISEKPTFIAVGAGHLPGENGVLNLLKSKGYDVKSLE from the coding sequence ATGAAAAGGCTCTCTTTGCTTATTTTTTTATTGGTATTTTCTCAGGTCAAAGTGTTTTCTCAGCAAAAGGGCCTCCTTTTTGAAATTTCGGGGAATGGCCTATCACGACCTTCTTATATTTTCGGTACTTTTCATTTGTTATGTGAAAAAGATTTTCAATTTTCTGATTTGATGATTAGTAAAATATCTAATTCTTCTCAATTGGCTCTTGAAATAGATATGGATGACAAATCAATGCCCTTTAAAATGATGAAAGGGATGAAGATGGCAGGAGATTCACTTTTATCAGATTTTTATACAGAAATTGAATATTTTCAAGTTAATAGCTATCTGAAAGATAGTCTGAAACTTCCGCCAATGATGACAAAAAACACCAAACCAATGTTATTGTATTCGATGGTTTTGACTAAAATAATGCCCTGTAAAATAATGACAATGGAAACAGAATTGATGAAAATTGCAGGAAAACATAGTATTGAAACGGTGGGACTTGAGACAATAGAATTTCAAATGGATGTTTTGGGAAAAATTCCAAACAAAATGCAGGCAGAATATTTGTTGGAAACGATAAGAAACACCGGAAAAGCAAGAAAGGAATTTGAAGATATGGTTGAAGGTTATAAACTTAGAAATCTCGAATTTTTGATGGAAAAAATGCTTTCGCAGGAAGGCTTTGACAAAAACATGGAAAAGGCCATGCTTACCGAAAGGAATATTAACTGGATTCCGGTGATTGAAAAACTCATATCAGAAAAACCTACATTTATTGCGGTTGGTGCCGGTCATCTCCCGGGGGAAAATGGAGTTTTAAATCTTTTGAAATCAAAAGGTTATGATGTGAAGTCTTTGGAGTAA
- a CDS encoding propionyl-CoA synthetase produces MNYHNFYQQSILTRGKFWGRKAAKISWYKAPKTVLTLDKKGYYKWYEDGVLNTCYLAVDRHVKEGMGDHDALIYDSPVTNTIRKYTYDEVLERVSKIAGALVSLGVQKGDTVIIYMPMVPDAAFSMLACARIGAVHSVVFGGFAPHELAIRIDDAKPKVIISASCGIEFEKIIPYKPLLDQALKEASFRPDACMIYQRPMHKADLKKGYDHDYEEIVSKSAPAACVKVKATDPLYILYTSGTTGKPKGIVRDNGGHAVAMQFSMDYVYNVHKGEVFWAASDVGWVVGHSYIVYAPLIAGCTTVFFEGKPVRTPDPGTFWRAIEQHKVNIFFTAPTAFRAIRKEDPNADLLKKYDISSLRTIFVAGERCDPPTLRWLQEITGKPIIDHWWQTETGWSIVANMMGVEQFPVKEGSATKPVSGFEVEILDEAGEKLGPNHEGYVCVKLPLPPGCLPTLWNDDERFEDSYMDKFPGYYLTGDGGYIDPDGYVFIMGRIDDVINVSGHRLSTGEMEEIVSGHEAIAECAVIGIEDELTGQKPLGLIVLKDNATQAPEEIEKDLVALVRAKVGAVASFKTVVTVKRLPKTRSGKILRKTMRMIADEKPFQVPSTIDDPAILEEIREILVSHNIGLVSKKTIINYQSK; encoded by the coding sequence ATGAACTATCATAATTTTTATCAACAAAGTATCTTAACCAGAGGGAAATTCTGGGGAAGAAAAGCAGCCAAAATATCTTGGTATAAAGCACCTAAAACAGTCTTAACTCTGGACAAAAAAGGATATTATAAGTGGTATGAAGATGGGGTCCTAAATACTTGTTATCTGGCAGTTGACCGGCACGTAAAAGAGGGGATGGGCGACCACGATGCATTGATCTATGATTCGCCTGTTACTAATACCATCAGAAAATATACCTATGATGAAGTGCTGGAACGTGTATCGAAAATTGCAGGTGCACTTGTGAGTTTGGGTGTTCAGAAAGGTGATACGGTCATAATCTATATGCCTATGGTTCCCGACGCTGCCTTTTCAATGCTGGCATGTGCCCGTATCGGAGCAGTTCATTCAGTGGTATTTGGCGGATTTGCACCGCATGAATTAGCCATCAGAATTGATGACGCCAAGCCGAAAGTTATAATATCTGCTAGTTGCGGAATTGAATTTGAAAAAATTATTCCATACAAACCTTTACTTGATCAGGCACTCAAAGAGGCTTCTTTCAGACCTGATGCTTGCATGATTTACCAAAGACCAATGCACAAAGCCGACCTGAAAAAAGGATATGACCATGATTATGAGGAAATAGTTTCAAAATCAGCTCCGGCAGCCTGTGTAAAAGTAAAAGCCACCGACCCACTTTATATTCTTTACACTTCCGGAACTACCGGCAAGCCTAAAGGAATTGTCAGAGACAATGGTGGTCACGCGGTAGCCATGCAGTTTTCGATGGATTATGTTTATAACGTACACAAAGGCGAAGTTTTCTGGGCAGCATCTGACGTAGGTTGGGTGGTAGGGCATTCTTATATTGTTTATGCACCGTTGATAGCAGGCTGTACCACGGTATTTTTTGAAGGGAAACCCGTAAGAACACCTGATCCCGGCACTTTCTGGAGGGCAATAGAGCAACACAAAGTGAATATTTTCTTTACAGCACCCACGGCATTTCGTGCCATAAGAAAAGAAGACCCCAATGCAGACCTTTTGAAAAAATATGATATCTCAAGCCTGAGAACAATCTTCGTAGCAGGGGAAAGATGTGACCCGCCAACCCTCCGTTGGTTGCAGGAAATAACCGGTAAACCCATCATAGATCACTGGTGGCAAACCGAAACCGGTTGGTCAATAGTGGCCAATATGATGGGAGTGGAACAGTTTCCGGTGAAAGAAGGCTCTGCTACCAAGCCGGTGAGTGGTTTTGAAGTGGAAATATTGGATGAAGCAGGGGAAAAATTAGGCCCAAATCATGAAGGATATGTTTGTGTAAAACTTCCCTTACCTCCGGGCTGCCTGCCAACGCTTTGGAACGATGACGAGCGTTTTGAGGATTCTTATATGGACAAATTCCCGGGTTATTACCTGACAGGTGATGGTGGCTATATTGACCCTGACGGATATGTGTTTATCATGGGAAGGATTGATGATGTTATCAATGTTTCAGGCCACAGGCTTTCTACTGGTGAAATGGAAGAAATAGTGAGCGGGCATGAGGCCATTGCCGAATGTGCTGTAATCGGTATTGAGGATGAACTTACCGGTCAAAAGCCTTTAGGTTTAATCGTATTGAAGGATAACGCCACACAGGCACCTGAAGAAATTGAGAAAGATTTGGTGGCTTTGGTAAGGGCGAAAGTTGGTGCAGTGGCTTCATTTAAAACTGTAGTGACCGTAAAACGGCTTCCGAAAACCCGATCTGGTAAAATTTTACGGAAAACCATGCGGATGATTGCTGATGAGAAGCCTTTTCAGGTGCCATCTACCATTGATGACCCGGCAATTTTGGAAGAAATCAGAGAAATATTAGTTAGCCATAATATAGGTTTAGTATCAAAAAAAACAATTATAAACTATCAATCAAAATAA
- the acs gene encoding acetate--CoA ligase, whose protein sequence is MRIRTIEEYHEAYKHSVEDPESFWADVAQEFIWKKPWKKVLEWDFNNNYDVKWFKGGKLNITENCLDRHAEHKPNQPAIIWEPNDPDDEPIVLTYKVLFNRVCSFANVLKKNGVEKGDRVCIYMPMVPELAIAVLACARIGAIHSVVFGGFSAQSIADRINDSQCKVVITTDGAVRGSKHLPMKDTVDDALIGCPSVKKVIVSTHTRTPVSMIKGRDVWWEQEIKHVDSFCPAEEMDAEDPLFILYTSGSTGKPKGVVHTTGGYMVYSTYTFQNVFQYEPGEIHFCTADIGWITGHSYIIYGPLAAGATTLMFEGIPTYPDAGRFWDIVERHRVNIFYTAPTAIRSLMGFGEEFYQEKDLHSLKVLGSVGEPINEEAWNWYNENIGKKRCPIVDTWWQTETGGIMISPLANITKTKPSYATLPLPGVQPMLVDENGVEIEGNGVNGNLVIKFPWPGIIRTTWGDHERCKSTYFSAYPGLYFTGDGCQRDEDGYYRITGRVDDVINVSGHRIGTAEVENALNMHTGVVESAVVGYPHDIKGQGIYAYIICEEMPDEPEMTKRDILMTVTRVIGPIAKPDKIQFVTGLPKTRSGKIMRRILRKVAEGDVSNLGDISTLLDPAVVEEIVKGAGH, encoded by the coding sequence ATGAGAATCAGGACTATCGAAGAGTATCACGAGGCGTACAAGCATAGTGTAGAAGATCCCGAAAGTTTTTGGGCCGATGTAGCTCAGGAATTTATTTGGAAAAAACCCTGGAAAAAAGTTTTGGAATGGGATTTTAACAATAACTACGATGTAAAGTGGTTTAAGGGTGGTAAATTAAATATCACTGAAAACTGCCTGGATCGTCATGCAGAACACAAACCCAATCAGCCCGCTATAATCTGGGAACCCAATGATCCGGATGATGAGCCCATTGTGTTGACATACAAAGTATTGTTTAACAGGGTTTGTAGTTTTGCCAATGTTTTGAAAAAAAATGGCGTTGAAAAAGGGGACAGAGTATGTATTTATATGCCTATGGTACCTGAGTTAGCCATTGCGGTGCTCGCTTGTGCACGTATAGGTGCTATTCACTCTGTAGTATTTGGTGGTTTTTCAGCTCAATCAATCGCTGACCGTATCAACGACTCACAGTGTAAAGTAGTGATTACAACAGACGGTGCGGTGAGAGGTTCAAAACACCTTCCGATGAAAGATACCGTTGACGATGCCCTTATCGGTTGTCCATCGGTGAAGAAAGTAATCGTATCTACCCATACTCGTACGCCGGTTTCGATGATTAAAGGCCGCGATGTGTGGTGGGAGCAGGAGATTAAGCATGTTGATTCCTTTTGTCCGGCAGAAGAAATGGACGCTGAAGATCCATTGTTTATTCTTTATACATCTGGTTCAACAGGAAAGCCTAAAGGCGTTGTGCATACAACCGGGGGTTATATGGTTTACAGTACTTATACTTTCCAGAATGTTTTCCAATATGAACCCGGTGAAATTCATTTCTGTACTGCAGATATAGGTTGGATAACGGGGCATTCTTATATTATTTATGGCCCTTTGGCAGCAGGAGCAACCACTTTAATGTTTGAGGGTATTCCTACTTATCCTGATGCCGGAAGATTCTGGGATATCGTGGAGCGTCATCGCGTAAATATTTTCTATACTGCACCTACGGCCATAAGATCATTAATGGGCTTTGGTGAAGAGTTTTATCAGGAAAAAGATTTACATTCTCTGAAAGTACTTGGTTCTGTTGGAGAACCCATCAATGAAGAAGCCTGGAACTGGTACAATGAGAATATAGGTAAGAAAAGATGCCCGATTGTGGATACCTGGTGGCAAACCGAAACAGGAGGAATAATGATTTCGCCATTAGCCAATATCACTAAAACCAAGCCATCTTATGCTACTTTGCCACTTCCTGGTGTGCAACCAATGCTTGTTGATGAAAATGGAGTCGAGATTGAAGGCAATGGTGTAAATGGAAACCTGGTGATTAAATTTCCATGGCCAGGCATAATCCGTACTACATGGGGTGATCATGAGCGTTGTAAGTCAACTTATTTCTCTGCTTATCCGGGTTTGTATTTTACAGGTGACGGATGCCAGAGAGACGAAGATGGGTACTACCGTATCACAGGCCGTGTGGATGACGTAATCAACGTTTCGGGCCATAGAATTGGTACTGCAGAGGTTGAAAATGCCCTCAATATGCACACTGGTGTGGTTGAGTCAGCAGTGGTAGGTTACCCGCATGATATCAAAGGGCAGGGTATTTATGCTTACATTATCTGTGAAGAAATGCCAGACGAGCCTGAAATGACCAAGAGAGATATTTTGATGACGGTTACCCGTGTAATCGGGCCAATCGCCAAGCCTGATAAGATTCAGTTTGTAACCGGTTTGCCTAAAACCCGCTCAGGCAAAATCATGAGAAGGATACTTAGGAAAGTTGCTGAAGGAGACGTAAGCAACCTGGGAGATATTTCTACACTTTTGGATCCGGCAGTAGTAGAAGAAATCGTAAAAGGAGCCGGTCATTGA
- a CDS encoding MCE family protein: MVREVKVGLLGILGIVILYFGFTYLKGSEIFSTSNTYKATFKDVLGLEVSNPVTFNGVNVGRVTNLYPQFDKSEVIVELTIDEDVKLTDNSFAILADDGLIGGKLIKLKIAPGKLLEEDGNLKSMLEVGLVDVMQQKIDPTLKNVDSLTRTLTRIINEFDHTGQALKILLASATQSSDGVNTLVANNSKNIGLVTANAATLTKNLNALALNLDEQIKPILTKTGSFSDSLSALQLGTTINNLNGTVKNLQTMLNQVNAGKGTLGKLAGDDSLYTNLDRTAASLNLLLSDMKVNPKRYVHFSLFGKKDKTKK; the protein is encoded by the coding sequence ATGGTGAGAGAGGTAAAAGTAGGCTTATTGGGAATTCTGGGCATTGTAATTCTGTATTTTGGATTTACTTATTTGAAAGGCTCGGAAATATTCTCTACTTCGAATACCTACAAGGCTACTTTCAAGGATGTTTTAGGTCTGGAAGTATCAAATCCTGTAACGTTTAATGGTGTAAATGTTGGGCGTGTTACTAATCTTTATCCTCAGTTTGACAAAAGCGAAGTAATCGTTGAGTTAACAATAGATGAAGATGTAAAATTAACAGATAATTCATTCGCCATACTGGCTGATGACGGTCTTATTGGGGGAAAACTGATAAAACTTAAAATCGCTCCGGGAAAACTACTGGAAGAAGATGGCAACCTAAAAAGTATGCTGGAAGTAGGACTGGTTGACGTGATGCAACAAAAAATAGACCCTACCTTAAAAAATGTTGATTCGTTGACCAGAACTTTAACCCGTATTATTAATGAGTTTGACCATACAGGGCAAGCTTTGAAAATACTTTTAGCATCAGCAACGCAATCAAGCGACGGAGTAAACACTTTAGTTGCCAACAACTCAAAAAACATTGGGCTTGTAACAGCTAATGCAGCAACTTTAACCAAAAACCTGAATGCACTGGCATTAAATCTTGATGAGCAAATCAAACCCATCCTGACTAAAACCGGTAGCTTTTCTGACTCACTTTCAGCTTTGCAACTGGGTACTACCATTAATAATCTTAACGGTACCGTTAAGAACTTGCAAACTATGCTGAATCAGGTAAATGCCGGGAAGGGTACTCTGGGTAAACTAGCAGGTGACGACTCTCTTTATACCAATCTTGACCGCACTGCTGCATCCTTAAACCTTTTACTTTCTGATATGAAAGTTAATCCAAAAAGGTATGTACATTTTTCACTTTTCGGGAAGAAAGACAAGACAAAAAAGTAA